A region from the Halomarina litorea genome encodes:
- a CDS encoding DNA-directed RNA polymerase subunit L, with product MELRVIENEPTELSIEIAGEDHTFMNVLKGALLETEGVAAATYDMNPEQSGGQTDPILTVKTEEGTEPLDALAAAAGNVKEKATDFRDAFEAAA from the coding sequence ATGGAACTACGGGTCATCGAGAACGAGCCGACCGAACTCTCGATAGAGATCGCCGGCGAGGACCACACGTTCATGAACGTGCTGAAGGGGGCACTGCTGGAGACCGAGGGCGTCGCGGCCGCGACCTACGACATGAACCCCGAGCAGTCGGGCGGGCAGACGGACCCCATCCTCACCGTCAAGACCGAGGAGGGGACCGAACCGCTCGACGCACTCGCCGCCGCCGCGGGAAACGTCAAGGAGAAGGCGACCGACTTCCGCGACGCGTTCGAGGCCGCCGCGTAA
- the hisF gene encoding imidazole glycerol phosphate synthase subunit HisF: MTLTKRIIPCIDVALDDDGDAAVYTGVNFEDLKYTGDPVEMAKRYNEAGADEFVFLDITASADGRETMLTVVENVADEVFIPLTVGGGIRTREDIKETLRAGADKVSITTGALERPELITEGARAFGNQCIVISVDARRRYDEQGEHYERVDGESVWFECTKKGGREGTGVDVIEWAREAEERGAGELFVNSIDSDGTKDGYDIPLTRAVCDAVSTPVIASSGCGGPEDAYEVFTEANADAALAASIFHFDEYSIREVKEYLAERDLPVRL; this comes from the coding sequence ATGACGCTCACCAAGCGTATCATCCCGTGCATCGACGTGGCACTCGATGACGACGGGGACGCCGCCGTCTACACCGGGGTCAACTTCGAGGACCTGAAGTACACCGGCGACCCCGTCGAGATGGCCAAACGGTACAACGAGGCGGGGGCCGACGAGTTCGTCTTCCTCGACATCACCGCGAGCGCCGACGGCCGCGAGACGATGCTCACCGTCGTCGAGAACGTCGCGGACGAGGTGTTCATCCCCCTGACCGTCGGCGGGGGCATCCGCACCCGCGAGGACATCAAGGAGACCCTGCGCGCCGGCGCGGACAAGGTGTCCATCACCACGGGCGCACTCGAACGCCCGGAACTCATCACGGAGGGCGCGCGCGCCTTCGGCAACCAGTGCATCGTCATCAGCGTGGACGCGCGCCGGCGCTACGACGAGCAGGGCGAACACTACGAACGGGTCGACGGCGAGTCGGTCTGGTTCGAGTGCACGAAGAAGGGCGGCCGAGAGGGCACCGGCGTCGACGTCATCGAGTGGGCGCGGGAGGCCGAAGAACGCGGCGCGGGCGAACTGTTCGTCAACTCCATCGATTCGGACGGGACGAAAGACGGCTACGACATCCCCCTCACGCGGGCCGTCTGCGACGCCGTCTCGACGCCCGTCATCGCCTCCTCGGGGTGTGGCGGCCCCGAGGACGCCTACGAGGTGTTCACCGAGGCGAACGCCGACGCCGCCCTCGCCGCCAGCATCTTCCACTTCGACGAGTACTCCATTCGGGAGGTCAAGGAGTACCTTGCGGAGCGGGACCTCCCCGTTCGTCTGTAG
- a CDS encoding OadG family protein produces the protein MSDRDTDDTLAPDEHDHHDSDTPEPRPDHRTTAPQSPYTNRDVGVGFVVALVGMLVVFVVPILLTL, from the coding sequence ATGAGCGACCGCGACACCGACGACACGCTCGCGCCGGACGAACACGACCACCACGACAGCGACACGCCCGAACCCCGGCCCGACCACCGGACGACAGCACCCCAGTCGCCCTACACGAACCGGGACGTCGGCGTCGGGTTCGTCGTCGCCCTCGTCGGGATGCTCGTCGTCTTCGTCGTCCCGATACTGCTCACGCTCTGA